A window of Ranitomeya variabilis isolate aRanVar5 chromosome 2, aRanVar5.hap1, whole genome shotgun sequence contains these coding sequences:
- the MSGN1 gene encoding mesogenin-1 encodes METIHQPMIKMEEDFTLCSDSDPESAYLSTSWDWKQNAENYSLSQTPSPQSLSPAASYESPFSGCSHPPSLEEIPYHEDMVTYRLLPYPSECQNDLEDGNGRPNDKCGHHNPKASMNVQRRRKASEREKMRMRAIAEALHTLRRNLPPVYSQGRQPLTKIQTLKSTISYIEELTNLLNTTKGT; translated from the coding sequence ATGGAGACTATCCACCAACCTATGATAAAAATGGAGGAGGATTTTACTCTATGTTCGGATTCTGACCCGGAATCGGCGTATTTATCCACATCTTGGGACTGGAAACAAAACGCTGAGAACTATTCTTTAAGCCAAACTCCATCTCCTCAGAGCTTATCTCCTGCAGCTTCTTACGAGTCACCATTCTCTGGTTGTTCACATCCACCAAGCCTGGAAGAGATACCATACCATGAAGACATGGTGACATACAGGTTGTTGCCATACCCTTCTGAATGCCAGAACGATCTAGAAGATGGAAATGGTAGACCCAATGATAAatgtggacaccataatcccaaagcttCCATGAATGTCCAACGCAGGAGAAAGGCAAGCGAGAGGGAGAAGATGAGGATGAGGGCCATTGCTGAGGCCCTTCATACCCTGAGAAGGAATTTACCACCAGTCTACAGTCAAGGTAGACAACCTCTTACTAAGATCCAGACATTGAAAAGCACCATTTCCTACATTGAGGAACTTACCAACCTTCTCAACACCACAAAAGGAACATAA